The stretch of DNA GGGGGGGGTGAGTATGTTTTATACTTGCACGTGGTCACTCATGCATCATTTAATTAAAGTCCGCTGGGTTTAATGTCATGTTTGAAACCAGTGAAATTATTGTTCTTAGTTTTAATTGCCAGGATTTTCTTCTAACAggcgtttgttttgtttttggagtcTTGGGTGGAGAGAGGCATGCTGGAAGAGCCACTCCCAGgccctagtggccaaagtcctagccttgcacacatgccgggatcccatagggtcaccggttcgtatccctgcagccctgcttcccatccagctccctgcctgtggcctgggaaagcagtggaggacggcccaaagccttgggaccctgcacctgcatgggagacccgggttgtgggccccagctcccagccggGGCTTGGTCCCTAGCAGCATCCAGGAGTGAACTAGACAAGCatgttctgtctctcaaatgcattgatttaaaaacaaacaagcatatTTTCATGAGGAAGCCATGAAGCAAAAGTTTTTATTCTGCttcccagggattttttttttaaagatttatttttatttgaacgtcaaatacacagagaggaggagagacagagaggaaggtcttccgtccgatggttcactccccaagcagccacaaggtacgaagctgtgctgatctgaagccaggagcctcctccaggtctcccacctcccAATAATTCCTCTTTTTACTTTCCATCTCCCCTCGGACCGGACCACCTCTTCACTCCTCCCAGCCGGGCCATCCGCTCTCCTCACACCCACCTCTCCGCCTCCAGGCCAGGGACCGCGCCCAGTGCGCTCGCTGTGGGCGCGGCGGCGAGTTTGACATGCCGGGGCGGAGCCAGGACCGGGGACGGTGACCGGGTGGCCCGGCCGGTTGGGCAGGTGTGCAGCCGGGCGGGCGCGGAGCACCGAGCGCGCGGGGTCTCCGGGGTCGAGCCGAgccgggccgggccaggccgGGCGGCCATGGAAGGGTTGCGGCGCGGGCTGCGGCGCTGGAAGCGTTACCACATCAAGGTGCACCTGGCGGACGAGGCGCTGCTGTTGCCGCTCACGGTGCGGCCGCGGGACACGCTCAGCGACCTGCGCGCCCAGCTCGTGGGCCAGGGCGTGAGCTCGTGGAAACGCACCTTCTACTACAACGCGCGGCCGTTGGCCGACGGCCTCACCGTGCGCGACGCGCGCCTGCAGGACGGCGCCGTGCTGCTGCTCGTGCGTGACCCCGGCCCGGCAAGTGCGCCCGCGCGCGCGCGTCCCCCGTGCGCTctctgccccactccccacccagcccgCTCGCCCTCCGCTTTGCGCTCCTCCTCCCTACCAaactctcctcttcttcctctctctctccccctcttctctctcGCTCACGCGCCATGGTTGTACCCCCCCAACACTTCTGGCCATATCCCAGCATAACCAACCTCTTTCTGACTcgctctttggggtctcccagcCCAGATGACccacagcgtgtgtgtgtgtgtgtgtgtgtgtgtgtgtgtgtgtgtctctggggATGGAGGCTGCTGTGTGAACAGGGGCTAGAGAGGGCAGAACCTGCTCTCAGAGCTAACCCTGCAAGGGTGGGGCAGCCAAGGGAACTGGGGACCATGCCTGTGTTCCCGGATTTTATCAGCAGGCCCCCAAGCCTGGAATGACATGCTGAATGCCGGAGCCTGAGACTCCATTTTGTtgcaggaggctggggcaggggaccCCTCTGGGAGAGGGGCAGGTGGGACTGGTAGGGTGAGTCTGGTGGTTAGGGCTAGCCGGCCGGCCTCCAGGATGCTGTCAGCATTTATTAAGTGCCTGCTGGGTGCCCGGCCCCACGTTGGAATCCAGCAGTGACCCAAAGAAACCAGGCCCTGCCCCCATGGTGTTTGTGGTCCAAAAGGCTGGAGGGAGATCAGTGAGGAAGACTTCCCACGTCCCCTTAGAAGGTCAGCAGGTGACCTTGTCTTGGAAAGGCCATCAGCCAGTCAGGGGACTGCACAGAGCAGGCATGGGAAGTGCTGCTCCAGAGGGGGGCATGGccgtgcaaaggccctggggccaACTGAGCCTGTTGTGGGAGAAGCAGAGCGCAGGGACAAGAGCCGGGGCCAGGGAAGCCAGAACACAAGGcccctcctgctgctgtgtgggGTTGGAGGGCTCAGTCCTGCACTGTCCCCACTCCCTGGCAGACAggaagcatggcccaaagccctttGCCGGCTACTGGCACCGTGTGTGTGTCCAAGGCATCCCAGCCACTACCCTCCTTGGATCTGGAAGGGGTCCTGAGGTCCCCCTCACAGGTGGCCTTGGAGCCATGCTGGTCGATGCCCATGTGCCTGtttggggggtgagggtgggctCAGCTTTCCCATCTAAAAAATGGGAAACGTGCTCGGAACCAGGAACTCCTGCCAGGTGGGGTGCCTTGTCCTTACCCACTTCCCAGCGGTCACGTGGCAGACACCCAGCAGGCCCCCAGGAGTGACCCCTGTGGCAAGTTTACTGCAGTGCAGAGGTTAGGAGGACTGCCCGGCCCTCACCCTGTCAGCCAGCCTGTCTTCGTCACAGCAGCCTACAGAGGTTGCCCGGGAGCTCCCTCCTCTGCCCCCGGCCCCCTCTACACTTCCCTGATGCCCTAACCAGGCcgttgggggagggggtgcttCCTAGCAGGTACAGGGGGTGGACCTGAGACAACACATGTCCTTCCCCCCTCAGGTGGTGTGGGTCGGAGGAGTCGGAGCCCTGATGAAGGCGACCCCAGGGGCTGGCGGGAAGAGCGGCCTGGGGTGGGGCCCTGCgcctcctctcccacctccccgGAGTCTGGACCCCACATTGGGTGAGTTTCTGTGCAGAAGCTGAGACTGTAGCTCCCAGGTTCAGCACCCATGCTGCACACGCCACCTTCTCCCTGGCCCACTGCACTCGCCTGGGGGCTCAGGGTCCCCcaacttgctgtgtgacctggggaAAGCGACCTTGCCTCTCTAAGCTTACCATGAAACACTCTACTTAGTTCCGCCCAACCTCTTTTCCTGCAATTCCTGCTGCCGCCAC from Ochotona princeps isolate mOchPri1 chromosome 33, mOchPri1.hap1, whole genome shotgun sequence encodes:
- the TINCR gene encoding TINCR ubiquitin domain containing; the encoded protein is MEGLRRGLRRWKRYHIKVHLADEALLLPLTVRPRDTLSDLRAQLVGQGVSSWKRTFYYNARPLADGLTVRDARLQDGAVLLLVRDPGPAT